Proteins encoded within one genomic window of Actinoplanes octamycinicus:
- a CDS encoding DUF5682 family protein, translating to MSSRTDPDPRAAVDALAEDPRVRLIGVRHHSPVLAAAVPALLDAFRPATVLVELPAEAQPWIRWLADPGTVAPVALAAAGVDGAPAFYPFADFSPELAAIRWARVHDVPVVCADLPLTDPAWTAGRTPPVAVGDGPGPGQGATAAGRDGHGPGPGLGAAVHATVSGRAGDDLWDRWIEAAAPGSSPEAVRRAALAAGWTLRQDAARDRVEPLDLRREAWMRGALRRTGGRVAAVIGAFHAPALLDPSLPGAEPPALRGPEPVISLVPYTFDLLDARSGYPAGIRDPRWQQAVFEGGAAPERIRAAAGRFAVEVTRALRERKQPAGPGQAAEVARLAGDLAGLRGLPAPGRGELVEALQTVLAQGAPAGAGRTVAQAMAEVLVGRQRGRLPAGAPVTGLRPAAERELAGLRLPGPGQPGRRIRLDPLRSPTDRARELAIRRLAACGAAYGEAGPAGPVAGGETLTTNWQVRWTPSTDAGLALAGLHGVTLAQAAEGMLAARRRRERQAGGSTPEQALTGLAEAVACGLPELAGHRLSDVRETVCRGGAIQQIIAGLQLLSRIERGHVPGFDGTLDGLPTAREELHAAAVAAVDGLAGSDRIEDARALLDLVQSADEAGRRLRLGRAVRGLVRDGSPLISGAASGVGVLLGQETAEGFGTRLGSWADAPDARAADRLRGALGVAGALLQSGGDFLAPLLDAVERMPDDVFVRRLPGLRGGFDVLSPADRDRLLRTVGERHGTLDDRLPADAVTLAAWIAADRAGLAALHTLGLSPAEPAAPAPATTTATPTPASTTEPPAPATTTATPTPASTTEPPAPATTATPTPTPTPTPTPTPASITEPPAPATITARPTPATTTATPTPATVAFPAPDTTGAPPTPDAAGAPPTPDTITAPSTPGTAAAVTTSDTGTGGGWGRISPVQRWRLLLGRETERLAPKQRRMATALDELYGAGRGEGAYSVDPGGAGGGGREPAYPEIRDWLTDLEDLFGATVRDEVLARAAERGRLDAVLAVDPERVRPSIDLLHAVLSMAGGLPEARLARLRPLVARLTAELTAQLARRIRPALTGIGTPRPTRRPSGRLDLAGTVRQNLHTVRKDATGGPRIIPDRPVFRSPGRRSVDWQVILLVDVSGSMEESTIWAALTASVLAGVPALRTHFVTFATEVIDLTDRVTDALSLLLEIRVGGGTHIAAGLRYARQITTVPSRTLVITISDFEEGYPVAGLLEAARALVDDGVTLLGCASLNDQGRPRYSTGIASQLAGAGMPVAALSPSELAGWIGERVR from the coding sequence ATGTCCTCCAGGACTGACCCGGACCCGCGGGCGGCGGTCGACGCGCTCGCCGAGGACCCGCGGGTGCGGCTGATCGGCGTGCGGCATCACTCGCCGGTGCTGGCCGCGGCCGTGCCGGCCCTGCTGGACGCGTTCCGGCCGGCCACCGTCCTGGTGGAGCTGCCGGCCGAGGCGCAACCGTGGATCCGGTGGCTGGCCGACCCGGGCACGGTGGCCCCGGTCGCGCTCGCCGCGGCCGGGGTGGACGGGGCGCCGGCGTTCTACCCGTTCGCCGACTTCAGCCCGGAGCTGGCCGCGATCCGCTGGGCGCGGGTCCACGACGTGCCGGTGGTCTGCGCGGACCTGCCGCTGACCGACCCGGCGTGGACCGCCGGCCGGACCCCGCCGGTGGCCGTCGGCGACGGGCCGGGGCCCGGTCAAGGCGCCACGGCGGCCGGGCGGGACGGGCACGGGCCGGGGCCCGGTCTTGGGGCGGCGGTGCACGCGACGGTGTCCGGGCGGGCCGGCGACGACCTGTGGGACCGGTGGATCGAGGCGGCGGCGCCGGGCAGTTCGCCGGAGGCGGTGCGGCGGGCCGCGCTGGCGGCCGGGTGGACGCTGCGTCAGGACGCTGCCCGGGACCGGGTCGAGCCCCTCGACCTGCGGCGTGAGGCATGGATGCGGGGTGCGCTGCGGCGTACCGGAGGAAGGGTCGCCGCGGTGATCGGCGCCTTCCACGCGCCCGCCCTCCTCGACCCGTCGCTGCCCGGCGCCGAGCCGCCCGCGCTCCGCGGGCCGGAGCCGGTGATCTCGCTGGTCCCCTACACGTTCGACCTGCTCGACGCCCGGTCCGGGTACCCGGCCGGGATCCGCGATCCGCGCTGGCAGCAGGCTGTCTTCGAGGGCGGCGCGGCGCCGGAACGGATCCGGGCGGCGGCCGGCCGGTTCGCCGTCGAGGTGACCCGGGCGCTGCGGGAACGCAAGCAGCCGGCCGGTCCGGGCCAGGCGGCCGAGGTGGCCCGGCTGGCCGGAGACCTGGCCGGGCTGCGCGGCCTGCCCGCCCCCGGACGCGGCGAGCTGGTCGAGGCGCTGCAGACGGTGCTGGCCCAGGGCGCGCCGGCCGGTGCCGGCCGGACCGTCGCGCAGGCCATGGCCGAGGTGCTGGTCGGCCGGCAGCGGGGGCGGCTGCCGGCCGGCGCGCCGGTGACCGGGCTGCGGCCGGCCGCCGAGCGGGAACTCGCCGGTCTGAGACTTCCCGGTCCCGGCCAGCCCGGCCGGCGGATCCGGCTCGATCCGCTGCGCTCCCCCACCGACCGGGCCCGCGAGCTGGCGATCCGGCGGCTCGCGGCATGCGGCGCGGCCTACGGCGAGGCGGGTCCGGCCGGGCCGGTCGCCGGCGGCGAAACGCTGACCACGAACTGGCAGGTGCGGTGGACGCCGAGCACCGACGCCGGACTGGCGCTGGCCGGGCTGCACGGCGTCACCCTGGCCCAGGCGGCCGAGGGGATGCTGGCCGCGCGCCGCCGCCGGGAAAGGCAGGCCGGTGGATCGACCCCGGAGCAGGCCCTGACGGGCCTGGCGGAGGCGGTGGCCTGCGGTCTGCCGGAGCTGGCCGGTCACCGGCTTTCCGACGTACGCGAAACGGTCTGCCGGGGCGGCGCCATCCAGCAGATCATCGCGGGGTTGCAGCTGCTCAGCCGGATCGAGCGCGGTCACGTCCCGGGCTTCGACGGCACGCTCGACGGCCTGCCGACGGCTCGCGAGGAGCTGCACGCGGCCGCGGTGGCGGCGGTCGACGGGCTCGCCGGGTCGGACCGGATCGAGGACGCGCGGGCGCTGCTCGACCTGGTCCAGTCCGCCGACGAGGCGGGCCGGCGGCTGCGGCTCGGCCGGGCGGTCCGTGGCCTGGTCCGGGACGGGTCACCGCTGATCAGCGGGGCGGCGAGCGGCGTCGGGGTGCTGCTCGGGCAGGAGACGGCGGAGGGGTTCGGCACCCGGCTCGGGTCGTGGGCCGACGCGCCGGACGCCCGGGCGGCCGATCGGCTGCGTGGGGCGCTCGGTGTCGCCGGGGCGTTGCTGCAGTCCGGAGGCGACTTCCTGGCGCCGCTGCTGGACGCGGTGGAGCGGATGCCGGACGACGTGTTCGTCCGGCGGCTGCCCGGGTTGCGCGGTGGCTTCGACGTGCTGAGCCCGGCCGATCGGGACCGTCTGCTGCGGACGGTCGGCGAGCGCCACGGCACGCTGGACGACCGGCTGCCGGCCGACGCGGTCACGCTGGCCGCCTGGATCGCCGCCGACCGGGCCGGGCTGGCGGCCCTGCACACGCTCGGCCTGTCCCCGGCGGAGCCCGCCGCACCCGCGCCGGCCACCACCACCGCGACGCCCACGCCGGCCAGCACCACTGAACCTCCGGCGCCGGCCACCACCACCGCCACGCCCACGCCGGCCAGCACCACTGAACCTCCCGCGCCGGCCACCACCGCCACGCCCACGCCCACGCCCACGCCCACGCCCACGCCCACGCCGGCCAGCATCACCGAACCTCCCGCGCCGGCCACGATCACCGCGCGGCCCACCCCAGCCACCACCACCGCGACGCCCACCCCAGCCACTGTTGCCTTTCCGGCGCCGGACACCACCGGCGCCCCTCCGACGCCAGACGCCGCGGGCGCCCCTCCGACGCCTGACACCATCACCGCCCCTTCCACGCCGGGGACCGCCGCTGCGGTGACCACGTCGGACACCGGGACCGGCGGCGGGTGGGGCCGGATCTCGCCGGTGCAGCGGTGGCGGCTCCTGCTGGGCCGGGAGACCGAGAGACTGGCGCCAAAGCAGCGACGGATGGCCACGGCCCTGGACGAGCTCTACGGGGCCGGGCGGGGCGAAGGGGCGTACAGCGTGGACCCCGGCGGCGCAGGCGGCGGTGGGCGCGAGCCGGCGTACCCGGAGATCCGGGACTGGCTCACCGACCTGGAGGATCTCTTCGGCGCCACGGTGCGGGACGAGGTGCTGGCCCGGGCCGCGGAGCGGGGACGGCTCGACGCGGTGCTGGCGGTGGACCCGGAGCGGGTGCGGCCGTCGATCGACCTGCTGCACGCGGTGCTGTCGATGGCCGGCGGGCTGCCCGAGGCCCGGCTGGCCCGGCTGCGGCCGCTGGTCGCGCGGCTCACCGCGGAGCTGACCGCGCAGCTGGCCCGGCGGATCCGGCCGGCGCTGACCGGGATCGGCACGCCACGGCCGACCCGGCGACCGTCCGGGCGGCTCGACCTGGCCGGCACCGTGCGGCAGAACCTGCACACCGTACGCAAGGATGCGACCGGAGGCCCCCGGATCATCCCGGACCGGCCGGTGTTCCGGAGCCCCGGCCGGCGCAGCGTCGACTGGCAGGTGATCCTGCTGGTCGACGTCTCCGGCTCGATGGAGGAGTCGACGATCTGGGCGGCGCTCACCGCGTCGGTGCTGGCCGGGGTGCCGGCGCTGCGGACGCACTTCGTCACCTTCGCCACCGAGGTGATCGACCTGACCGACCGGGTCACCGACGCGCTGTCGCTGCTGCTGGAGATCCGGGTCGGCGGCGGGACGCACATCGCGGCCGGGCTGCGGTACGCGCGGCAGATCACCACCGTGCCCAGCCGCACCCTGGTGATCACGATCAGCGACTTCGAGGAGGGCTATCCGGTGGCCGGGCTCCTGGAGGCGGCCCGGGCCCTGGTCGACGACGGGGTGACGCTGCTCGGCTGCGCCAGCCTGAACGACCAGGGCCGGCCCCGCTACAGCACCGGGATCGCGTCGCAGCTGGCCGGCGCCGGGATGCCGGTGGCCGCGCTGAGCCCGTCGGAGCTGGCCGGCTGGATCGGGGAGCGGGTCCGATGA
- a CDS encoding ATP-binding protein, translating into MTAAHRQIDPPELRYAEELTFLATADDGARLPGWRLTPRAVVTFIAGSGGAPVDGPGGRRVIEPKFVGERALVERCVVTLAGERGLLLVGEPGTAKSMLSELLAAAICGTSALAVQGTAGTTEDQLRYGWNYALLLAQGPSPESLVPSPVLTAMTTGAVARVEEITRCLPEIQDALVSILSERRISVPELAGQDGAVSYAVPGFCLIATANLRDRGVSEMSAALKRRFNFEVVPPIADLDAEVALVSRQARAAVERGGARFAVDEAVLETLVTAFRDLRTGRSAEGWAVERPSSVMSTAEAVAVAASIGLAAAYLPGPDPLSLLPGHLLGVVRKDDPADSGRLLAYWDGALRRRAEAGSRMWRQLWEHRDVLQD; encoded by the coding sequence GTGACCGCCGCCCACCGACAGATCGACCCACCCGAGCTTCGGTACGCCGAGGAGCTGACCTTCCTCGCCACAGCCGACGACGGTGCGCGCCTGCCGGGGTGGCGGCTGACGCCCCGCGCGGTGGTCACCTTCATCGCCGGGTCGGGCGGCGCGCCGGTCGACGGGCCGGGCGGCAGGCGGGTGATCGAGCCGAAGTTCGTCGGCGAGCGGGCCCTGGTCGAGCGCTGCGTGGTCACCCTGGCCGGCGAGCGCGGGCTGCTGCTGGTCGGCGAGCCGGGCACCGCCAAGTCGATGCTGTCCGAGCTGCTCGCCGCGGCGATCTGCGGGACCAGCGCGCTGGCCGTGCAGGGCACCGCCGGCACCACCGAGGACCAGCTGCGCTACGGCTGGAACTACGCCCTGCTGCTGGCCCAGGGCCCGTCCCCGGAGTCGCTGGTGCCGTCGCCGGTGCTGACCGCGATGACCACCGGCGCGGTGGCCCGGGTCGAGGAGATCACCCGCTGCCTGCCGGAGATCCAGGACGCCCTGGTCTCGATCCTGTCCGAGCGGCGGATCAGCGTGCCGGAGCTGGCCGGGCAGGACGGCGCGGTCAGCTACGCGGTGCCCGGGTTCTGCCTGATCGCCACGGCGAACCTGCGCGACCGCGGGGTGTCCGAGATGTCCGCGGCGCTCAAGCGGCGGTTCAACTTCGAGGTGGTGCCGCCGATCGCCGACCTGGACGCCGAGGTCGCGCTGGTCAGCCGGCAGGCGCGGGCCGCGGTGGAGCGCGGCGGGGCCCGGTTCGCGGTGGACGAGGCGGTGCTGGAGACGCTGGTCACCGCGTTCCGGGACCTGCGGACCGGGCGGAGCGCCGAGGGCTGGGCGGTGGAGCGGCCGTCGTCGGTGATGAGCACGGCCGAAGCGGTGGCGGTGGCGGCGTCGATCGGGCTGGCGGCGGCGTACCTGCCCGGGCCGGATCCGCTGTCGCTGCTGCCCGGGCACCTGCTCGGGGTGGTGCGCAAGGACGATCCGGCGGACTCCGGGCGGCTGCTCGCCTACTGGGACGGTGCGCTGCGGCGGCGCGCCGAGGCCGGCTCCCGGATGTGGCGGCAGCTGTGGGAGCACCGCGATGTCCTCCAGGACTGA